A segment of the Agromyces sp. H17E-10 genome:
ACTGGGCCGCGGCCTACGGCGTCATCGCCACCGTCATGGTGCAGGCTGCCGAGGAGTCCGAGCAGACGAGCCCCGCCGCCTGGGAGGGGCACGTCATCGCCGTCGAGCGCCGCAACATGGAACTCGCGGTGGTGCAGGTGCGCCCCGAGCCCGAGATGTCGTTCGAGCCCGGGCAGTCGGTGGCGGTCGAGACGAGCTACGCGCCCCGGCTCTGGCGCTATCTCAGCATCGCGAATGCGCCGCGTGATGACGGAACGCTCGAGTTCCATGTGCAGCTCGTGCCCGGAGGACAGGTGTCGAGCGCGATCGTGCGCAAGCTCAAGGTCGGCGATGTGCTGCGCCTCGGCGCACCCGTCGGGAACGAACTGACCCTCGGTACCGACGAGCACGCTCGCGACCTCCTCATGGTCGCCGGCGGCACCGGGTTCGCCCCGCTCCGAGCCCACCTCGAGCGGATCGACCTGGCCTGGCAGCGGACCGGCGAGGCGCCGCGCGTGCACCTGTTCCACGGCGCGCGGGTGCCGTGGAACCTCTACGAGCACCGCCTGCTGCAGAGTCTCGCCGGCCGGCCGTGGTTCAGCTACACCCCCGTGGTCTCCGACGACCCGAGCTACCCGGGGCGGAAGGGACTGGTCGGCGATGCCGCCGTGGCCGAGGGACTCCGTCCCGACGCGGTCGCGATGGTGTGCGGTTCGCCCGCCATGGTCAAGCACACGCTCGCCCGACTCCGCGACGCCGGCGTCGCGTCGGACGATCTCCGATTCGAGCAGTTCGCCACGCTCGAGGACGAGAGCCTGGAAGGCCGCAACGGCATCCGAGATGGGCAGCCCGCCGGGCAGCCCGCCGAACGAATGGGAAGTGCCCGATGACTCCCGATCTTGACAACATGTCCCACCCCGAGCCCGAGTCCGAGGCCACGCCGGCTCCCCCGATGCCGGTGAGTCCGGTCCCCACGAGGACGGGTTCGATCCCCGTGCAGCCGAGCCCGGCACCGGCAGCGGATGTCGACCTCGCGCGCGCCGTCGCACGCCTGCCGAAGACCGACCCGGCCAGGTTCACCGTCCGGCACATCGGTGCCGGCTACGATCGCGCGGAGATCGACGAGTTCCTCGGCGAACTGAACGAGGCCATCGACGGCGTGCGATCGGCCGTCGAACGCGATCGTCGCGAACTCGACGAACTGCGCGCGGAGAACGCCAGACTCAGCGCGACGGCCGACGCGAAGCTCGACGAAGAGGTCACGCTGGGTGCCGTCGACCTGCTCTCCCAAGCGCAGACGATCGCCGACAAGGCCGTCGCCGACGCGGAGCAGTACGCACGCGACCTCGTGCTCGCCGCCCGCGAGGAGTACCGCGACGTGCTCGAGCGTGCCGCTCGCGCCGAGGACGCGCACGCCCACGCTGCCCCCGGCCCCGGCGGCGCCCCAGCCGTGCCGCAGGCCGCGATGCCCGAGATCGAGTACGTGCGCACGTATGCACAGGTCGCACAGGTCCAGCTGCGCTCGGTGCTCGAGGCGCTCGCCGAGCAGGTCGACCGTCTCGGGACGCTGCCGCAGACCGGAGCGGATGCCGCGAGCCCGATGCCCACGGCCGAGCACGACGCTGACGACGACCCGATCGACGCCGAACCCGACTGGCTGCCCGCCGTCCCGCCGGAGCCCGCGCTGCAGCGACAGACGTATATCAAGCCCTGATCGGGCACCGCCCGACCATCGGATGTCGCGGGGGCGTGAGACGATCCCCGCAACGAACGATCGGCGGGAGGTGCGATGCGGGGCGAGGCGACCGTGCTGCATGCCGACCTCGACGCCTTCTACGCCTCCGTCGAGCAACGCGATTCACCCGAGTTGCGCGGCCGGCCGGTGATCGTCGGCGGAGGCGTCGTGCTCGCGGCGAGCTATGAGGCGAAGGCGCGCGGCGTCCGCACCGCGATGGGAGGCCGTCAGGCCCGCGATCTGTGCCCCGACGCCGTGGTCGTCCCGCCCAGGATGGATGCGTACGCGGCGGCGAGCCGAGCCGTGTTCGCGATCTTCCGCGACACGACGCCGTTCGTCGAGGGCCTGTCCATCGATGAGGCGTTCCTCGAGGTCGGCGGGCTCCGTCGGATCGCGGGTACACCCGAGCAGATCGCCACCGGCCTCCGGGCGCGCGTCCGGTCCGAGGCCGGCCTCGCCATCTCCGTCGGGGTCGCGCGCACCAAGTTCCTCGCGAAGGTCGCCAGCGCCGTCAGCAAGCCCGACGGCCTGCTCGTGGTCGAGCCCGAGCGCGAGGAGCAGTTCCTGCTCCCGCTGCCCGTCGAGCGCCTGTGGGGTGTCGGTGCGGTGACCGCAGAGAAGCTGCACCGGCTCGGCATCACGACCGTCGGGCAGTTGGCCGAGCTCGAGGGCGCGGTCGCCGAGCGGCTGCTCGGCAAGGCGACGGGCGCACACCTGCATGCGCTGGCGAGGCTCCGTGATCCGCGTCCGGTCGACACCGCGCGCCGCCGCGGCTCCATCGGCTCCCAGCGCGCGCTCGGCGCTCGTGCGCGCTCGGCCGACGAACTCGGCGTCATCCTGACGCAGATCGTCGATCGACTCGCCCGGCGCCTGCGCGACGGCGACCGCGTGTGTCGCACGGTCGTGCTGAGGCTGCGTTTCGGCGACTTCGCGAAGGCGACCCGGTCGCGCACGCTCGGCTCTGCGACCGACCGCACGAGCGTGCTGCTGGCCATCGCGCGGGAGCTCCTCGACGGCGCGCTCCCCGAGATCGCCGAGCGCGGCATCACCCTAGTCGGCGTCTCGTTCTCGCAGCTGGCTCGCGCCGACAGCCTTCAGCCCGAGCTGCCGATCGACTGGGACGACGGTGCCCGCCTCGACACGGTGCTCGACACGGTGCGAGATCGATTCGGCGCGGCATCCGTCACGAGGGCTGCGCAGCTCGGCCGCGACCCGGGCTGGTCGCCGCCGCAGCTGCCCGAGCACGAATGACGGGCAGGCGCTGCGACGAAGCGTCTCCTGTATGGCGAATCTTGCGCCCAGCGCAAGGGGTTGGGGTGGTTCTGCACGCGTTGATACGTTCATGAGATGTCATCACCTTCCGAGGAGCTGGCCCCCGCGCTCGACATCGACCGTCGGCTCACCGAGATCGAGCGTCGCGTCGATCTGCTCGTGAACGTCACGCCTCTCAACGCGTCGGACGCATGGACCGACTTCGAACGCAGCGACTTCGGCACAGCCCCGTCCCTCCAGCTGCGGGCGCTGGACTTCGACCCCGACCTCACGCGGCGCGACCTGTACGACCTCGAGGTCGAAGAGGTGGACGATCCGGCGCTGCACGCGCTCTTCCGCGCGAAACGGGACGAGATCGCCCGGCAGATCACGGCGCTGGAGGACCGAGACACCTCACGCTTCGTCTACGGGTCTCTCCAGCTCTACGGAACAGTGGCGCCGCCGCTCGCGGCGGCGGCGGCAGAACTGCTCGAGACCGTCCCACCGCAGGCGCCCAGCAC
Coding sequences within it:
- a CDS encoding DivIVA domain-containing protein, translated to MTPDLDNMSHPEPESEATPAPPMPVSPVPTRTGSIPVQPSPAPAADVDLARAVARLPKTDPARFTVRHIGAGYDRAEIDEFLGELNEAIDGVRSAVERDRRELDELRAENARLSATADAKLDEEVTLGAVDLLSQAQTIADKAVADAEQYARDLVLAAREEYRDVLERAARAEDAHAHAAPGPGGAPAVPQAAMPEIEYVRTYAQVAQVQLRSVLEALAEQVDRLGTLPQTGADAASPMPTAEHDADDDPIDAEPDWLPAVPPEPALQRQTYIKP
- a CDS encoding globin domain-containing protein yields the protein MDTDALKRTWSLAETLGDEVPLFFYSHLFYTHPELRAMFPVSMATQRDRLVGALGRIVSNVDRLDDVTAFIQQLGRDHRRFQVVAEHYDAVGLSLLTTLKHFLGDQWTPELAADWAAAYGVIATVMVQAAEESEQTSPAAWEGHVIAVERRNMELAVVQVRPEPEMSFEPGQSVAVETSYAPRLWRYLSIANAPRDDGTLEFHVQLVPGGQVSSAIVRKLKVGDVLRLGAPVGNELTLGTDEHARDLLMVAGGTGFAPLRAHLERIDLAWQRTGEAPRVHLFHGARVPWNLYEHRLLQSLAGRPWFSYTPVVSDDPSYPGRKGLVGDAAVAEGLRPDAVAMVCGSPAMVKHTLARLRDAGVASDDLRFEQFATLEDESLEGRNGIRDGQPAGQPAERMGSAR
- the dinB gene encoding DNA polymerase IV — translated: MRGEATVLHADLDAFYASVEQRDSPELRGRPVIVGGGVVLAASYEAKARGVRTAMGGRQARDLCPDAVVVPPRMDAYAAASRAVFAIFRDTTPFVEGLSIDEAFLEVGGLRRIAGTPEQIATGLRARVRSEAGLAISVGVARTKFLAKVASAVSKPDGLLVVEPEREEQFLLPLPVERLWGVGAVTAEKLHRLGITTVGQLAELEGAVAERLLGKATGAHLHALARLRDPRPVDTARRRGSIGSQRALGARARSADELGVILTQIVDRLARRLRDGDRVCRTVVLRLRFGDFAKATRSRTLGSATDRTSVLLAIARELLDGALPEIAERGITLVGVSFSQLARADSLQPELPIDWDDGARLDTVLDTVRDRFGAASVTRAAQLGRDPGWSPPQLPEHE